The following are from one region of the Thermoanaerobaculia bacterium genome:
- a CDS encoding VOC family protein, with product MAVKPIPEGYHSLTPYLIVDGAAKAIEFYVKALGAVEVMRMPAPNGRIGHAEVRIGDSHLMLADEHPEMGALGPRPGTPSPISLLLYVDDCDAVIERAAAAGAKVTRPPADQFYGDRSGGFTDPFGHSWYVSTHVKDISNEEMRRAVDERIREAEKK from the coding sequence ATGGCCGTCAAACCCATTCCCGAGGGGTACCACTCGCTCACGCCCTACCTCATCGTCGACGGAGCGGCGAAGGCGATCGAGTTCTACGTGAAGGCGCTCGGCGCCGTGGAGGTGATGCGCATGCCCGCTCCGAACGGCCGCATCGGACACGCCGAGGTGCGCATCGGCGATTCGCACCTGATGCTCGCCGACGAGCATCCGGAGATGGGAGCCCTCGGGCCGCGGCCGGGGACGCCGAGTCCGATCAGCCTGCTCCTGTACGTCGACGACTGCGACGCGGTGATCGAGCGGGCCGCCGCGGCGGGCGCGAAGGTCACTCGCCCGCCGGCCGACCAGTTCTACGGCGACCGTTCGGGCGGGTTCACCGATCCCTTCGGCCACTCGTGGTACGTCTCGACGCACGTCAAGGACATCTCGAACGAGGAGATGCGGCGCGCGGTGGACGAACGGATCCGCGAGGCCGAGAAGAAGTAG
- a CDS encoding transketolase C-terminal domain-containing protein — protein sequence MPRTTPMQAIGEAIAEEMRLDPRVVMFGEGVATKRRELVEEFGAARVRNTPLAEGIIAGTAAGAAATGLRPIIDLLFAPFICFSMDEIVNSAGKLRYISGGQFSFPLVALAMTGCGWTVGAQHNHNIEAWFAHAPGLKVVMPSNAADFKGLLKAAIRDENPVMFFADMGLLHSEGEVPDDQPAVPIGKAAVVRAGTDVTLVAYAKMVPACLAAAETLASQGVSAEVVDLRSVKPWDEQAVLASVGKTGRLVVAHEASRTCGVGAEVAATVAEKAFDELKAPIVRVTGPDTPAPSSWALEQAFVPQPAAIVEAALGLTRKGREEGTAA from the coding sequence ATGCCCAGGACCACCCCCATGCAGGCCATCGGAGAAGCGATCGCCGAGGAGATGCGACTCGACCCACGCGTCGTGATGTTCGGGGAAGGAGTCGCGACGAAGCGGCGCGAGCTCGTCGAGGAGTTCGGCGCCGCGCGCGTCCGCAACACGCCGCTCGCCGAAGGCATCATCGCCGGGACCGCGGCGGGCGCGGCCGCGACGGGGCTCCGGCCGATCATCGACCTGCTCTTCGCTCCGTTCATCTGCTTCTCGATGGACGAGATCGTCAACAGCGCCGGAAAGCTCCGCTACATCTCGGGGGGACAGTTCTCGTTCCCGCTCGTCGCTCTCGCGATGACCGGCTGCGGCTGGACGGTCGGCGCCCAGCACAACCACAACATCGAGGCGTGGTTCGCCCACGCTCCCGGGCTGAAAGTCGTCATGCCGTCGAACGCGGCCGACTTCAAGGGGCTGCTGAAGGCAGCGATCCGCGACGAGAATCCGGTCATGTTCTTCGCGGACATGGGACTCCTCCACTCGGAGGGCGAGGTGCCGGACGATCAACCCGCCGTCCCGATCGGGAAGGCCGCCGTCGTCCGCGCCGGAACCGACGTCACGCTCGTCGCCTACGCGAAGATGGTCCCCGCCTGCCTCGCCGCGGCCGAGACGCTCGCGTCGCAGGGCGTCTCCGCCGAGGTGGTCGACCTGCGTTCGGTGAAGCCCTGGGACGAGCAGGCCGTCCTCGCTTCCGTCGGAAAGACGGGCCGGCTCGTCGTCGCCCACGAGGCGAGCCGCACCTGCGGTGTCGGCGCCGAGGTCGCCGCGACCGTCGCGGAGAAGGCGTTCGACGAGCTGAAAGCGCCGATCGTCCGGGTCACCGGTCCGGATACTCCGGCGCCGTCGAGCTGGGCCCTCGAGCAGGCGTTCGTGCCGCAGCCGGCGGCGATCGTCGAAGCGGCGCTCGGTCTGACCCGAAAGGGACGCGAGGAAGGCACCGCCGCCTAA